AGGCGAACGCGACGAGGCGCCGATGCTGTTCATCGGCGAAAAGGTCGGCGGCGCGCCGGGCAAGGGTCCCAAGATCGACATTGCGCTCGACCCGCTCGAGGGCACCACGATCACTGCCAAGGCAGGCCCCAATGCGCTGGCCGTGCTGGCTGCTGCGGCCGAGGGCTGCCTGCTCAACGCGCCCGACGTCTATATGGACAAGCTGGCGGTCGGCCCGGGTTATCCCGACGGCATCATCGACCTCGCCAAGACCCCGACCGAGAACGTCGAGGCGGTCGCCAAGGCCAAGGGCGTCGCGCCTGCCGATATCATCGTCTGCGTACTCGATCGTCCGCGGCATGCCGACCTGATCGCCGAACTGCGCGGGCTGGGCTGCGGTGTCGTGCTGATCGGCGATGGCGATGTCGCCGGTGTGATCGCAGTGACCGACGAAGACACTACGATCGACATGTATATGGGCCAGGGCGGCGCCCCCGAAGGCGTGCTGGCTGCTGCGGCGCTGCGCTGCGTCGGCGGGCAGTTCAACGGTCGCCTCGTCTTCCGCAACGATGACGAGCGGGCCCGGGCTGCGAAATGGGGGATCGACGATCTCGACCGCATCTACACCCGCGACGATCTGGTGAAGGGCGATTGTATCTTTGCTGCGACCGGGGTCACCGCAGGGTCGCTGCTCGACGGGGTGAAATATCTGCGCGACGGGCGGATGACGACCGAAAGCGTGGTCATGCGCGCCAGCAGCGGTACGGTTCGCTGGATCAAGGGTGAGCACCGCGGAGACTAGGCACGTCGCGGCGGGGAAACGCCTCCGTCCGATGTTGCATATCCGTGACGCTCGGCTAGGCGGGGCGCACATCCAGTTTGCCCGGGGATTCTCCGCATGAAGATCATGGCCGCCAACTCGAACCTGCCGCTCGCGCGGGCCATCGCAGGTTATCTCGAAATGCCGCTTGTCGATGCGCAGGTGCGGCGCTTCGCCGACGAGGAAATTTTCGTCGAGATCCACGAGAACGTGCGCGGCGAGGATGTCTTCGTCGTCCAGTCGACCAGCTATCCGGCGAACGACAATCTCATGGAACTGCTGATCTGCATCGATGCGCTCAAGCGTGCATCGGCGCGGCGGATCACTGCGGTGGTGCCCTATTTCGGTTATGCCCGCCAGGACCGCAAACCCGGCCCGCGTACGCCGATTTCGGCCAAGCTGGTGGCCGATTTGATCACCAAGGCGGGCGCCGATCGCGTGCTCGCGGTCGATCTCCACGCCGGGCAGATCCAGGGCTTCTTCGATATCCCGACCGACAACCTCTTCGCCGCGCCTGTCATGGCTGCGGACATTCAGGCGCGGTATGGCGACCAGGATTTGATGGTGGTCAGCCCCGACGTCGGCGGCGTGGTCCGCGCGCGGGCCCTGGCCAAGCGGCTCGACAACGCGCCGCTGGCCATCGTCGACAAGCGCCGCGACCGTCCCGGTGAAAGCGAAGTGATGAACATCATCGGCGAAGTCTCGGGCCGCCATTGCATCCTGATCGACGATATCG
This genomic window from Qipengyuania sp. HL-TH1 contains:
- the glpX gene encoding class II fructose-bisphosphatase; translation: MNSSAENPLDRVLVLEMVRVTEAAAVAASKLIGRGDEKAADAAAVEAMRKAFDTLYMDGTVVIGEGERDEAPMLFIGEKVGGAPGKGPKIDIALDPLEGTTITAKAGPNALAVLAAAAEGCLLNAPDVYMDKLAVGPGYPDGIIDLAKTPTENVEAVAKAKGVAPADIIVCVLDRPRHADLIAELRGLGCGVVLIGDGDVAGVIAVTDEDTTIDMYMGQGGAPEGVLAAAALRCVGGQFNGRLVFRNDDERARAAKWGIDDLDRIYTRDDLVKGDCIFAATGVTAGSLLDGVKYLRDGRMTTESVVMRASSGTVRWIKGEHRGD
- a CDS encoding ribose-phosphate pyrophosphokinase encodes the protein MKIMAANSNLPLARAIAGYLEMPLVDAQVRRFADEEIFVEIHENVRGEDVFVVQSTSYPANDNLMELLICIDALKRASARRITAVVPYFGYARQDRKPGPRTPISAKLVADLITKAGADRVLAVDLHAGQIQGFFDIPTDNLFAAPVMAADIQARYGDQDLMVVSPDVGGVVRARALAKRLDNAPLAIVDKRRDRPGESEVMNIIGEVSGRHCILIDDIVDSGGTLCNAAQALLDQGAASVAAYITHGVLSGGAVARVDGSALKELVITDSIRPTDDAKDSDRIRILTIAPLIGEAVRRIADESSVSSLFD